Proteins encoded by one window of Candidatus Eremiobacteraceae bacterium:
- the larB gene encoding nickel pincer cofactor biosynthesis protein LarB has protein sequence MMEDTLRGLLDALRSGAVSVDEALAHLQGAGASDLPSVTLDHLRAERTGFPEVIYCPGKRADEIAAIAARLAASSGRFLATRATTSDFSAVSAQVPDARYDDAARAIIFEREPLVRVGLVCVVSAGTSDRHVAAEAACALDIMGNAVARIDDVGVAGLHRVLGHVGALRTAHAIVAVAGMDGALPGVVAGLTDRPVVAVPTSVGYGASFGGLAALLTMLNACAGGVAVVNIDNGFGAACVASRINHLAVSERESAG, from the coding sequence ATGATGGAAGACACACTGCGCGGGCTGCTCGACGCGCTGCGCTCGGGCGCCGTCTCGGTCGATGAAGCGCTTGCGCACCTGCAGGGCGCTGGCGCAAGCGATCTGCCGTCGGTCACGCTCGACCACCTGCGCGCCGAACGAACCGGCTTTCCCGAGGTGATCTACTGCCCGGGCAAGCGTGCTGACGAGATCGCCGCGATCGCCGCGCGGCTGGCAGCATCGAGCGGCCGGTTTCTCGCCACGCGCGCGACAACCAGCGACTTTTCAGCGGTGAGCGCACAGGTGCCCGATGCTCGCTATGATGACGCAGCGCGCGCGATCATCTTCGAGCGCGAACCGCTGGTGCGTGTCGGATTGGTATGCGTGGTGAGCGCCGGCACGTCCGATCGCCACGTCGCCGCTGAGGCGGCGTGTGCGCTCGACATCATGGGGAACGCCGTCGCGCGCATCGACGACGTCGGCGTCGCCGGACTGCATCGCGTGCTTGGCCACGTCGGCGCGCTGCGCACGGCGCACGCGATCGTCGCAGTCGCAGGGATGGACGGCGCGTTGCCGGGCGTGGTCGCAGGGTTGACCGATCGGCCGGTCGTCGCGGTTCCTACCAGCGTCGGCTACGGCGCGTCGTTCGGCGGGCTCGCCGCGCTGCTGACCATGCTCAACGCGTGTGCGGGTGGCGTCGCCGTCGTCAACATCGACAACGGGTTCGGCGCGGCCTGCGTCGCGTCGCGCATCAACCATCTCGCCGTCTCGGAGCGCGAAAGCGCCGGATGA
- the larC gene encoding nickel pincer cofactor biosynthesis protein LarC translates to MSIAFFDAFGGASGNMILGALVDAGLSVDALERELRRLPVRGWKIKTEAVHKRGIGALYLDVDVPGEDIEYGRIDSTAPKVENAHHHEGHPHRSLADVLEIIRAARYPAQVESKAIAIYERLAAAEARVHRMPVDEIAFHEVGQVDAIVDVAGAVLGLHLLGIDAVYCSPLPCGRGTVHGAHGAMPSPSPATLDLLRGVPTYAVDLDAEMVTPTGAAILTGLASFALRPPMTIDHIGYGAGRSEFPFANVLRVSIGERAGSENPLLQADEGDVVQIETNIDDMNPQLYAHVAERLVAAGALDVWTQAAQMKKGRPGTLLAALAPAQRSESVAAALLAETTTIGVRRWPVTRVTLPRSSESVTTSLGLVRVKVVATPSGRRARPEYDDCAAIARRSGMALGDVMRTIETEVDEWLKLQA, encoded by the coding sequence ATGAGTATCGCGTTCTTCGACGCGTTCGGCGGCGCCAGCGGCAACATGATCCTCGGCGCGCTCGTCGACGCGGGTCTGAGCGTGGACGCGCTCGAGCGCGAGCTGCGCCGCCTACCGGTGCGCGGCTGGAAGATCAAAACCGAAGCGGTCCATAAACGCGGCATCGGCGCGCTGTATCTCGACGTCGACGTGCCGGGTGAGGACATCGAGTACGGTCGAATAGATTCGACCGCTCCAAAGGTCGAGAATGCGCACCATCATGAGGGGCATCCGCATCGTTCGCTGGCCGACGTGCTCGAGATCATCCGCGCCGCGCGCTATCCGGCGCAGGTCGAGTCGAAAGCGATCGCGATCTACGAGCGTCTCGCCGCGGCCGAAGCGCGCGTGCACCGAATGCCCGTCGACGAGATCGCCTTTCACGAAGTCGGCCAAGTGGACGCGATCGTCGACGTCGCAGGCGCGGTGCTGGGCCTGCACCTGCTCGGCATCGACGCGGTCTACTGCTCGCCGCTGCCCTGCGGCCGCGGCACGGTTCACGGCGCGCACGGTGCGATGCCGTCGCCGTCGCCTGCGACCTTGGACCTGCTGCGCGGCGTGCCGACGTACGCGGTCGATCTCGACGCGGAAATGGTCACGCCTACCGGCGCGGCGATCCTCACCGGCCTCGCGAGCTTTGCGCTGCGCCCGCCGATGACGATCGACCACATCGGATACGGCGCTGGGCGATCGGAGTTTCCGTTCGCCAACGTGCTGCGTGTCTCGATCGGCGAGAGAGCGGGTTCCGAGAACCCGCTACTACAGGCTGATGAGGGCGATGTCGTGCAGATCGAGACCAACATCGACGATATGAACCCGCAGCTCTACGCGCACGTCGCCGAACGACTCGTCGCCGCCGGCGCGCTCGACGTGTGGACGCAAGCGGCGCAGATGAAGAAGGGGCGGCCCGGCACGCTGCTCGCCGCGTTGGCGCCGGCACAGCGATCCGAGTCGGTTGCGGCCGCACTGCTCGCCGAGACGACGACCATCGGCGTGCGCCGCTGGCCGGTCACGCGCGTCACCCTGCCGCGCTCCAGCGAAAGCGTGACCACATCGCTCGGTCTCGTGCGCGTCAAAGTCGTTGCGACGCCGTCAGGC
- a CDS encoding alkaline phosphatase family protein: MALCASAVVACNHASIPSPPSGTGYTPINDAGIIKHVIIVVQENRSFDDMFNGFPGADTVSVGQTKAGPLPLTPRPFAGGGLDVGHFHVSFKAAYDNGRMDNFNAEGTYTGACGGYCATPGPPNYAYSYLPQSETVPYWTLAKQFTLGDRMFASNSGPSFPAHQYLIAGQSDNVAEVPSGSVWGCDAAAGTLAPQLDANGNETAGIFPCFDYQTLGDELDAAHVTWRYYTPVSVYFFDAYDAIRHIRYGADWTGNIVTPETTVLTDIADNNLAQVSWVVPQFVNSDHALASSNTGPQWVASIVDAVGASPYWKDTAILVVWDDWGGWYDHVPPPQVDVMGLGFRVPLIVVSPYARHGYVSHVQHEFGSILHFTEATFGVPTLGTADARADELSDCFDFSQSVSPLQPAKTFMSPADFLRQPQSLKPPDPI; the protein is encoded by the coding sequence TTGGCGCTTTGCGCGAGCGCAGTCGTCGCATGCAATCACGCCTCCATTCCAAGCCCGCCGAGCGGTACCGGCTACACGCCGATCAACGATGCTGGCATCATCAAACACGTGATCATAGTCGTCCAAGAAAACCGAAGCTTTGACGACATGTTCAACGGCTTCCCCGGCGCCGACACGGTGTCGGTAGGCCAGACGAAGGCGGGCCCGTTGCCGCTCACACCTCGCCCCTTCGCTGGCGGCGGTCTCGACGTTGGTCACTTCCACGTGTCTTTCAAGGCCGCATATGACAATGGCAGAATGGATAATTTTAACGCAGAGGGCACCTACACGGGAGCATGCGGCGGCTACTGTGCGACGCCCGGACCGCCGAATTATGCCTATTCGTATCTCCCGCAGTCCGAGACCGTGCCGTATTGGACGCTCGCCAAGCAGTTCACGCTGGGGGACCGCATGTTCGCCTCCAATAGTGGTCCCAGCTTCCCGGCCCATCAGTATCTCATCGCCGGGCAATCCGACAACGTCGCCGAAGTGCCAAGCGGCTCCGTGTGGGGCTGCGACGCGGCGGCAGGCACGCTGGCCCCGCAGCTGGACGCCAATGGCAATGAGACTGCCGGCATCTTTCCGTGTTTCGACTATCAGACGCTCGGCGACGAACTGGATGCCGCGCATGTCACCTGGCGCTACTATACACCGGTGTCGGTGTATTTCTTCGACGCTTATGACGCCATCCGCCACATCCGTTACGGCGCCGACTGGACGGGCAACATCGTCACGCCTGAAACGACTGTGCTGACGGATATCGCCGACAACAACTTAGCGCAGGTGAGCTGGGTAGTGCCGCAGTTCGTCAATTCCGATCACGCGTTGGCGAGCAGCAACACCGGGCCGCAATGGGTCGCTTCGATCGTCGACGCGGTCGGCGCAAGCCCTTATTGGAAGGACACAGCGATCCTCGTCGTGTGGGACGATTGGGGCGGCTGGTACGATCACGTTCCGCCCCCGCAAGTGGACGTCATGGGACTGGGCTTCCGGGTCCCGTTGATCGTCGTGTCGCCGTATGCGCGCCATGGCTACGTCTCTCACGTGCAACATGAGTTCGGCAGCATCTTGCACTTCACCGAAGCCACCTTTGGCGTGCCGACGCTCGGCACCGCAGACGCTCGAGCAGATGAGCTCTCCGATTGCTTTGACTTTTCGCAGTCGGTGAGTCCGTTGCAGCCGGCCAAGACGTTTATGAGCCCGGCCGATTTCTTGCGGCAGCCGCAAAGCCTTAAACCGCCCGATCCGATCTGA